The Peptococcaceae bacterium 1198_IL3148 genome window below encodes:
- a CDS encoding folylpolyglutamate synthase/dihydrofolate synthase family protein, translating to MNYQTAIGYLQNLTKFGINLGLDRINALLKRLGDPHLKLKVIHVGGTNGKGSTSAIIAAILQQAGYRVGAFTSPHLHRYTERYRVNGTEISEQAVSELVQQLKPHLDAMVAEGVEHPTEFEVSTAMALTYFYQEQVDYVVMEVGLGGAIDSTNVVQPLVSVITNVSMDHMNLLGNSIAEIAQVKAGIIKPQVPVVTAAANKAALAIIKETCNKNGAPLTVVGQDITWSGQGDSTIKGQYLTIKGKLHNYQHLFLPLLGEHQQANAATAIATLEALEPHGVILTPAIVKAGMAKVSWPGRFEVLDTTPTIVLDGAHNLAGVKALVATLNRYFPQRGIVLVLGMLADKERQRVIATLTPMAEAVVITKPNNPRAGDWQQVANWAKGYTKNVYVYEQVADAVDQGIALAKDQQLLCVTGSLYMLAEARAHIFKTVE from the coding sequence ATGAACTATCAAACAGCTATAGGTTACTTACAGAATTTAACCAAATTCGGCATTAATTTGGGCTTGGATCGAATTAACGCATTGTTGAAACGATTGGGCGATCCCCACCTAAAACTAAAAGTAATCCATGTGGGTGGCACCAATGGCAAAGGTTCAACCAGCGCCATAATAGCTGCCATTTTGCAGCAGGCCGGTTACCGGGTGGGCGCCTTCACTTCACCCCACTTACACCGCTATACTGAGCGTTACCGCGTTAATGGTACCGAAATCAGTGAGCAGGCGGTAAGCGAACTGGTACAGCAGCTTAAACCACATCTGGATGCTATGGTGGCAGAGGGTGTGGAGCATCCCACTGAGTTTGAGGTTAGCACTGCCATGGCTCTAACTTACTTTTACCAAGAGCAAGTGGACTATGTGGTTATGGAAGTGGGGTTAGGGGGAGCAATAGATTCCACCAATGTGGTGCAACCGCTGGTGTCGGTAATTACCAATGTCAGTATGGATCATATGAATTTGCTGGGTAATAGCATTGCAGAAATTGCTCAGGTAAAGGCTGGTATTATCAAACCCCAAGTGCCGGTGGTCACTGCGGCGGCAAATAAGGCAGCGTTGGCAATAATTAAAGAAACCTGCAACAAAAATGGGGCACCCTTAACAGTGGTGGGGCAAGACATCACCTGGAGTGGACAAGGGGACAGCACCATTAAAGGGCAGTATTTAACCATTAAAGGTAAATTGCACAACTACCAGCACTTGTTTTTACCGCTATTGGGCGAACATCAACAGGCCAATGCTGCCACCGCCATAGCTACTTTGGAGGCTTTGGAACCCCACGGGGTAATTTTAACCCCAGCCATCGTGAAAGCCGGCATGGCGAAGGTCAGCTGGCCGGGGCGCTTTGAAGTACTGGACACCACTCCCACAATTGTATTGGATGGTGCCCATAACCTAGCTGGAGTTAAAGCGCTGGTGGCTACACTAAATCGATATTTTCCTCAGCGGGGTATAGTGCTGGTGTTGGGCATGCTGGCCGATAAAGAGCGGCAACGGGTAATAGCAACACTGACCCCGATGGCAGAGGCAGTGGTAATTACCAAACCCAATAACCCCCGGGCGGGAGATTGGCAGCAGGTGGCCAATTGGGCCAAGGGTTACACTAAAAACGTATATGTTTATGAACAGGTGGCCGATGCTGTGGATCAAGGCATAGCACTGGCTAAAGACCAACAACTGCTGTGTGTTACGGGATCATTGTATATGTTGGCGGAAGCCAGAGCACACATATTTAAAACTGTAGAATAA
- a CDS encoding valine--tRNA ligase — MSQELNKVYNPREVEDKWYQHWEESKYFKAEVDTKRQPFCIVMPPPNVTGQLHMGHALDNTLQDILTRWRRMQGYNALWLPGTDHAGIATQAKVEEQLKEEGTNKYEVGREKFLERVWDWKEQYGNRITTQLRKLGASCDWNRERFTMDDGCSAAVQEVFIKLYNEGLIYRGNYITNWCPHCSTTISDIEVEHKDQPGHLYHFKYPFKDNPEEYIVIATTRPETMLGDVAVAVHPEDERYQHLIGRTLVLPLVGREMPIIADDYVDPSFGTGCVKITPAHDPNDFEMGKRHNLEEIQVIDKDGRMNAMAGEKYRGMDRYQCRKQIVKDLEASGALLKVDDHDHAVGHCYRCDTVIEPMLSKQWFVKMQPLAEPAIAAAKNGDVRFIPERFTKIYLNWMENIRDWCISRQLWWGHRIPVYYCQDCGEMVAAKEAPAQCGKCGGQMEQDPDVLDTWFSSALWPFSTLGWPEQTEELKHFYPTSVLVTGRDIIFFWVARMIFSGLHNMKEVPFKEVFIHGLVLDAQGRKMSKSLGNGVDPLEVIETHGADSLRFMLVTGNTPGNDLRFHFERLDGARNFANKLWNASRFALMNLEDYDNNAAGGELTLADRWILSRYHQAISEVTDYLGRYELGEAARVIYEFSWSELCDWYIELVKPRLYGKTTPEDRVTAQQVLVTVLRGTTELLHPFMPFITEEIWQHLPHQGETIMLQQWPQYNPELRDPDVENAMELLMEVITEVRRIRGEMQVPPSKVAEVILATADENSQAVLQQNASYIADLAKAEVTVTDQLAEKPDQAAVGIAKGIEVVVPLKGLIDIDKEIARLNKDLTNIEKDLQRVQGKLNNQGFLAKAPAEVIEKEKAKQQELTNKKNALTERLEMLK; from the coding sequence ATGTCACAGGAATTAAACAAAGTTTACAATCCCCGGGAAGTTGAGGACAAATGGTACCAACACTGGGAAGAAAGTAAGTATTTTAAAGCAGAGGTGGATACCAAAAGGCAGCCCTTCTGTATTGTAATGCCACCACCAAACGTCACTGGACAATTGCACATGGGACATGCCCTAGATAACACATTGCAGGACATCCTTACCCGTTGGCGTCGCATGCAAGGCTATAATGCTTTATGGTTGCCTGGAACCGATCACGCTGGTATTGCTACCCAGGCGAAGGTGGAGGAGCAACTGAAAGAAGAAGGCACCAACAAGTATGAGGTGGGCCGTGAAAAGTTTTTAGAACGGGTATGGGATTGGAAAGAGCAGTACGGAAACCGCATTACCACTCAATTGCGCAAACTGGGTGCCTCCTGTGATTGGAACCGGGAACGGTTCACTATGGATGACGGTTGTTCTGCAGCGGTGCAGGAAGTATTTATTAAGCTGTACAACGAAGGCTTGATTTATCGGGGCAACTATATTACCAACTGGTGCCCTCATTGTAGTACCACCATCTCTGACATTGAAGTGGAACACAAAGATCAGCCCGGACACCTGTATCACTTTAAGTATCCTTTTAAAGATAATCCAGAGGAGTACATTGTCATTGCCACCACCAGACCGGAAACAATGCTTGGTGACGTGGCGGTGGCGGTACACCCCGAAGATGAACGTTACCAACATTTGATTGGCCGTACCTTGGTGCTGCCGCTGGTTGGTAGAGAAATGCCGATCATTGCGGATGATTATGTGGATCCATCCTTTGGTACCGGTTGTGTAAAAATAACGCCAGCCCACGACCCCAATGACTTTGAAATGGGTAAACGTCATAACTTGGAAGAAATTCAAGTAATCGATAAAGATGGCCGGATGAATGCAATGGCGGGAGAAAAATATCGGGGTATGGATCGGTATCAGTGCCGCAAGCAGATTGTTAAAGATTTGGAAGCCAGCGGTGCACTGTTAAAGGTAGATGATCACGATCACGCGGTGGGCCATTGCTATCGCTGTGACACTGTAATTGAGCCGATGCTTTCTAAACAGTGGTTTGTTAAAATGCAACCTTTGGCAGAACCAGCCATTGCCGCCGCCAAAAATGGAGATGTGCGCTTTATACCAGAGCGGTTCACTAAAATTTATTTGAACTGGATGGAAAACATTCGGGATTGGTGTATTTCTCGGCAGCTATGGTGGGGTCACCGGATTCCGGTGTATTACTGTCAAGACTGTGGTGAAATGGTGGCAGCAAAGGAAGCGCCGGCCCAGTGTGGCAAGTGCGGTGGTCAAATGGAGCAGGACCCCGACGTATTGGATACCTGGTTCTCATCAGCGCTGTGGCCCTTTTCCACTTTAGGTTGGCCAGAACAAACTGAGGAATTAAAACATTTTTACCCCACCAGTGTGCTGGTCACCGGTAGAGATATTATCTTTTTCTGGGTGGCCCGGATGATTTTCTCTGGCCTGCACAACATGAAAGAAGTGCCCTTTAAAGAAGTGTTTATTCACGGCTTAGTTTTGGATGCCCAAGGACGGAAAATGAGTAAATCATTGGGTAACGGTGTAGACCCATTGGAAGTAATTGAAACCCACGGTGCCGATAGCCTGCGCTTTATGCTGGTAACCGGTAACACCCCCGGCAATGATTTGCGTTTCCACTTTGAACGCTTAGATGGCGCCCGCAACTTTGCCAACAAATTGTGGAACGCATCTCGCTTTGCGCTGATGAACTTAGAAGATTACGATAACAATGCCGCAGGGGGAGAATTAACACTGGCTGATCGCTGGATATTGAGTCGTTATCACCAAGCTATCAGCGAAGTGACAGATTACCTGGGACGTTATGAATTGGGTGAGGCTGCCCGGGTGATTTATGAATTCAGCTGGAGCGAATTGTGTGACTGGTACATTGAACTGGTTAAACCCAGACTGTACGGCAAAACCACCCCAGAGGATCGGGTCACCGCCCAACAGGTACTGGTAACAGTATTAAGGGGTACCACGGAATTATTGCATCCATTTATGCCCTTTATCACTGAGGAAATTTGGCAACATTTGCCCCACCAGGGTGAAACCATCATGCTGCAACAATGGCCACAGTACAACCCAGAACTGCGTGACCCAGATGTGGAAAATGCCATGGAATTGCTGATGGAGGTAATTACCGAAGTAAGAAGAATTAGGGGCGAAATGCAAGTGCCACCAAGTAAAGTAGCAGAGGTAATTTTAGCCACCGCCGATGAAAACAGTCAAGCAGTACTACAACAAAATGCCAGTTACATTGCAGATTTAGCTAAGGCCGAGGTCACTGTAACAGACCAATTGGCTGAAAAGCCTGATCAAGCAGCGGTGGGCATTGCCAAAGGGATAGAAGTGGTGGTACCGCTAAAGGGCTTAATTGATATCGATAAAGAAATTGCCCGTTTAAACAAGGACTTGACCAACATTGAAAAGGATTTGCAGCGGGTACAGGGTAAACTAAACAACCAAGGCTTCCTGGCCAAAGCCCCGGCAGAGGTAATAGAAAAGGAAAAAGCCAAGCAGCAAGAACTAACCAACAAGAAAAACGCTTTAACCGAACGGCTAGAAATGCTTAAGTAG
- a CDS encoding TIGR04086 family membrane protein, whose product MKRLTFLSWSAPIKGQKNVYPGAVLLGVTWSICISIAVVLALGVYIMVTAAPVYHLTTIIFISVVISSLLGAMICGAVANKQGMRHGLLVGSLYALCFAAVSVYLGVYTLELGLLLAILPLIMAGVIGGILGVNLPSTRRMKRRAV is encoded by the coding sequence ATGAAACGGTTAACATTTCTTAGCTGGTCTGCACCAATTAAAGGGCAAAAAAATGTTTATCCCGGGGCAGTTTTATTGGGGGTAACCTGGTCCATCTGTATCAGTATTGCAGTGGTGTTAGCGCTGGGTGTGTATATAATGGTTACGGCGGCGCCAGTTTATCACTTGACCACCATTATTTTTATTAGCGTAGTGATCAGTTCGCTGTTAGGGGCAATGATTTGTGGTGCAGTGGCAAATAAACAGGGTATGAGGCATGGGCTACTGGTGGGGAGCTTGTATGCCTTGTGCTTTGCCGCAGTGTCGGTGTATTTGGGTGTGTATACCCTAGAACTGGGTCTGTTGCTGGCTATATTACCGCTAATAATGGCCGGGGTAATTGGTGGTATTTTAGGAGTGAACCTACCCAGCACCCGAAGAATGAAAAGAAGGGCAGTTTAA
- a CDS encoding spore germination protein, whose product MKNKGALQKLLGFMPKMKRPLSTKKPSQIPADPIPHIFQAKELEGMEVVYQLDVNVNALRSIMAGNSDFVVRKFSIGPNGDTQAAIVYLDGMTDADMINKSIMKPLMTNQNLSGNGKGGGIPFEQVLNAMLAASDVRIADDYKAILGGVLYGDAAVFIDKHKKCLLVSVKGFNYRSISEPLSEGVVRGPREGFVENLRTNTAMVRRRVQSPNLIIESMTIGRISNTSVAIGYIRGLADPKLVAEAKKRLARIEIDGVLESGYIEELIEDNPYSPFPQIIHTERPDKVADALMSGRVAIFTDNTPFVLVIPGEFVSFLQASEDYYERFLIGTFIRILRYTALGVSLVLPSLYIAITTFHQEMIPTPLLIRIAASREGVPFPALVEALLMEFSFEALREAGLRLPRPVGQAVSIVGALVVGEAAVSAGIVSPLMVIVVAVTGIASFVNPAFNMSIAMRILRFPMMLLAGTLGLFGIMVGLMVILVHMAGLRSFGVPYLAPFAPVDQSGLKDTVVRAPLWAYNRRPEQLSKDNPYRQLPDLKPGPWQNKLSDQHQEVDKKTEDDKSAWQGERQRHYETMNTRRDQQTEGQNEEADKSQTGTKKRRSHRRHKSK is encoded by the coding sequence ATGAAAAATAAAGGGGCGTTGCAAAAACTGTTGGGATTTATGCCCAAAATGAAGCGTCCGCTCAGCACCAAAAAGCCATCTCAAATTCCAGCAGATCCCATCCCTCATATTTTTCAAGCCAAAGAACTGGAGGGTATGGAAGTTGTCTATCAGTTAGATGTGAACGTTAATGCATTGCGCAGTATCATGGCCGGTAATAGCGACTTTGTGGTGCGCAAATTTAGTATTGGCCCCAACGGGGATACCCAGGCGGCCATTGTCTATTTGGACGGAATGACCGATGCAGACATGATTAATAAATCCATTATGAAACCGCTGATGACTAATCAAAATTTGTCTGGCAATGGCAAAGGCGGTGGCATACCCTTTGAGCAGGTGCTCAATGCCATGCTGGCTGCTTCTGATGTGCGCATTGCCGATGATTATAAAGCCATCCTTGGTGGTGTACTCTATGGTGATGCGGCGGTCTTTATAGATAAGCACAAAAAGTGTCTGTTAGTTAGCGTCAAAGGCTTTAACTACCGCAGCATTAGTGAACCATTATCCGAAGGCGTGGTGCGGGGCCCCAGAGAAGGGTTTGTGGAAAACCTGCGCACCAACACAGCCATGGTGCGCAGGCGGGTGCAGTCTCCCAATTTAATTATCGAGAGTATGACCATTGGTCGAATTTCTAATACCAGTGTGGCCATTGGTTATATCCGTGGTTTGGCTGACCCTAAGTTGGTGGCAGAGGCCAAAAAGCGTTTGGCCCGTATTGAAATAGATGGGGTGCTGGAAAGTGGTTACATTGAGGAATTAATTGAAGATAACCCTTATTCACCCTTTCCCCAAATTATTCATACCGAGCGTCCAGATAAGGTGGCCGATGCTTTAATGTCCGGTCGCGTGGCAATTTTTACTGACAATACCCCCTTTGTATTGGTGATACCAGGGGAGTTTGTTTCTTTTCTTCAAGCCTCGGAGGATTATTATGAGCGTTTTCTTATTGGCACTTTCATCAGGATATTGCGCTATACAGCTTTGGGGGTATCGCTAGTGTTGCCATCCCTGTATATTGCCATCACTACTTTTCACCAGGAAATGATTCCCACCCCGCTATTAATCAGAATTGCCGCCAGCCGGGAAGGGGTGCCCTTTCCGGCGCTGGTGGAGGCACTGCTAATGGAATTTAGTTTTGAGGCGCTGCGGGAAGCAGGACTAAGATTACCCCGACCCGTTGGCCAGGCGGTAAGCATTGTGGGAGCTTTGGTGGTGGGTGAGGCTGCGGTTTCCGCAGGAATAGTATCACCCTTAATGGTTATTGTTGTGGCGGTAACTGGTATTGCCTCCTTTGTTAATCCCGCCTTCAACATGTCCATTGCAATGCGGATTTTGCGATTTCCAATGATGCTTTTAGCTGGTACACTGGGGCTTTTTGGCATTATGGTTGGTTTAATGGTTATTTTGGTACATATGGCGGGATTGCGCAGCTTTGGGGTCCCCTACTTGGCACCCTTTGCTCCCGTAGACCAATCCGGCCTAAAGGATACTGTGGTCAGAGCACCCCTGTGGGCTTATAACCGGCGCCCAGAACAATTAAGTAAAGACAACCCATACCGGCAGTTGCCAGATTTAAAACCCGGACCTTGGCAAAATAAATTGAGTGATCAGCACCAAGAGGTGGATAAAAAAACTGAAGACGATAAAAGTGCTTGGCAGGGAGAACGCCAGCGTCATTATGAAACTATGAACACCAGGAGGGACCAACAAACTGAAGGGCAAAATGAAGAGGCAGATAAATCACAAACTGGCACCAAAAAACGGCGCAGCCACCGCAGGCATAAAAGCAAATAA
- a CDS encoding type II toxin-antitoxin system HicB family antitoxin has protein sequence MALKWDTVLKEENGKQVGTIKMTVNVIVEKDEEENRYMALTADLPGCATVGATPQEAMENMRLTIQDWLIKDNCG, from the coding sequence GTGGCTCTTAAATGGGATACGGTTTTAAAGGAAGAAAATGGCAAGCAGGTTGGTACCATCAAAATGACTGTGAACGTAATTGTAGAGAAGGATGAAGAAGAGAACCGTTATATGGCGCTGACAGCGGATTTGCCTGGTTGTGCCACCGTTGGTGCCACACCGCAGGAAGCTATGGAAAACATGCGTCTAACCATTCAAGATTGGTTAATTAAGGATAACTGCGGCTAA